In Streptomyces chartreusis NRRL 3882, the following are encoded in one genomic region:
- a CDS encoding methyltransferase — protein MTTPWGELALTRFPEDPRDRLRAWDASDEYLLRYLAREGVPLSGTVVVVGDRWGALVTALAEHRPAQITESHLTQEATRANLARHGVEPGAVRLLTTQDPPPGRVDVLLVRVPKSLALLEDQLLRLAPAVHAGTVVVGAGMVKEIHISTLRLFERILGPTRTSLAEKKARLIFCTPDPALQRPANPWPYVYTLPDGIGPAAGRTVVNHAGVFCADRLDIGTRFFLEHLPNGGSGRRVVDLGCGNGVVGTAVALADPAAEVLFVDESFQAVASAEATYKANGVPGHAEFRVGDGLAGVPSGSVDLVLNNPPFHSHQATTDATAWRMFTGARRALRPGGELWVIGNRHLGYHVKLRKLFGNSRLVASDPKFVVLKAVKR, from the coding sequence ATGACGACGCCCTGGGGCGAGCTCGCGCTGACCCGTTTCCCCGAGGACCCGCGCGACAGGCTGCGTGCCTGGGACGCCTCCGACGAGTACCTGCTGAGGTATCTGGCGCGGGAGGGGGTCCCGTTGTCGGGCACGGTCGTGGTCGTCGGGGACCGCTGGGGTGCCCTGGTCACGGCGCTCGCGGAGCACCGGCCGGCGCAGATCACCGAGTCCCACCTGACCCAGGAGGCGACCCGGGCCAACCTCGCGCGGCACGGTGTCGAGCCCGGCGCGGTCCGGCTGCTGACCACGCAGGACCCGCCACCCGGCCGTGTCGACGTTCTCCTGGTGCGGGTGCCGAAGAGCCTGGCGCTGCTGGAGGACCAGTTGCTGCGGCTGGCGCCGGCGGTGCACGCGGGGACGGTCGTCGTGGGCGCGGGCATGGTGAAGGAGATCCACATCTCGACGCTGCGGCTGTTCGAGCGGATCCTCGGCCCGACCCGCACCTCGCTCGCCGAGAAGAAGGCCCGGCTGATCTTCTGCACGCCGGATCCCGCGCTGCAGCGGCCCGCCAATCCGTGGCCGTACGTCTACACGCTCCCGGACGGCATCGGACCGGCGGCGGGGCGCACCGTCGTGAACCACGCGGGTGTCTTCTGTGCCGACCGGCTCGACATCGGCACACGGTTCTTCCTGGAGCATCTGCCGAATGGCGGGAGCGGCCGGCGGGTGGTGGACCTGGGGTGCGGCAACGGCGTGGTCGGTACGGCGGTGGCGCTGGCCGACCCGGCGGCCGAGGTGCTGTTCGTGGACGAGTCGTTCCAGGCCGTGGCCTCGGCGGAGGCGACGTACAAGGCCAACGGGGTGCCGGGGCACGCGGAGTTCCGGGTCGGCGACGGGCTGGCGGGGGTGCCGTCCGGCAGTGTCGATCTGGTCCTGAACAACCCGCCGTTCCATTCCCATCAGGCGACGACGGACGCCACGGCCTGGCGGATGTTCACCGGGGCGCGGCGTGCGCTGCGGCCGGGCGGCGAGCTGTGGGTGATCGGCAACCGGCATCTGGGCTACCACGTCAAGCTGCGGAAGCTGTTCGGCAACAGCCGGCTGGTGGCGAGCGACCCGAAGTTCGTGGTGCTGAAGGCGGTCAAGCGGTAG
- a CDS encoding alpha-ketoglutarate-dependent dioxygenase AlkB family protein, whose translation MDGELFPRARTQPAPGAVHMPDWLDAEGQRELLDACRAWARPPAGLRTVRTPGGGTMTARQVCLGLHWYPYGYARTVVDGDGAPVKPFPEWLGDLGRRAVRDTLGGPAPAYDIALINFYDADARMGMHRDSDEKSDAPVVSLSLGDTCVFRFGNTETRTRPWTDVELRSGDLFVFGGPARLAYHGVPRVHPGTAPPALGLAGRLNITLRVSGL comes from the coding sequence ATGGACGGCGAACTGTTCCCCCGAGCCCGCACACAGCCGGCGCCGGGCGCGGTGCACATGCCGGACTGGCTGGACGCCGAGGGGCAGCGCGAGCTGCTGGACGCCTGCCGCGCGTGGGCGCGCCCACCGGCCGGGCTGCGCACGGTCCGTACCCCCGGCGGCGGCACCATGACCGCCCGGCAGGTCTGCCTCGGCCTGCACTGGTACCCGTACGGCTACGCCCGCACGGTCGTCGACGGCGACGGCGCCCCGGTGAAGCCGTTCCCCGAGTGGCTCGGCGACCTGGGCCGCCGGGCGGTCCGCGACACCCTCGGGGGACCGGCACCGGCCTACGACATCGCCCTCATCAACTTCTACGACGCCGACGCCCGGATGGGCATGCACCGCGACAGCGACGAGAAGTCGGACGCGCCGGTGGTGTCGCTGAGCCTCGGCGACACCTGCGTGTTCCGCTTCGGCAACACCGAGACGCGCACCCGGCCCTGGACCGACGTCGAGCTGCGCAGCGGCGACCTGTTCGTCTTCGGCGGCCCGGCCCGGCTCGCCTACCACGGGGTCCCCCGGGTGCACCCAGGCACGGCACCGCCCGCGCTGGGCCTGGCCGGACGGCTCAACATCACGCTCCGGGTCAGCGGCCTGTAG
- a CDS encoding class II fructose-bisphosphate aldolase: MPLTTTGELITRAATARSAVASFNVITLEHVEAVIAGAESVPAPVVLQVSENAVMFHGGQLFPLARAAVAAAELAAVPVALHLDHVQSETLLHQAAEAGFSSVMYDAARLPYAENLAATRAAVDRAHSQGLWIEAELGQIGGKNGRPPLDAHAPGARTDPDEARAFVADSGVDALAVAIGSAHAMTTRTATLDHALLKQLSAALDVPLVLHGSSGVPDGELTAAVAGGITKVNIGTALNIALTGAIREFLADRPEAVDPRGYLTVAREAMTRAVARTLQTLGATTA; the protein is encoded by the coding sequence GTGCCCCTCACCACCACCGGCGAGCTCATCACCCGGGCTGCCACAGCCCGTTCGGCCGTCGCCTCCTTCAACGTCATCACACTGGAACACGTCGAGGCCGTCATCGCGGGCGCCGAGTCCGTGCCCGCCCCCGTCGTGCTCCAGGTCAGTGAGAACGCGGTCATGTTCCACGGCGGACAGCTGTTCCCGCTCGCCCGAGCGGCCGTCGCAGCCGCCGAACTGGCCGCCGTACCGGTCGCGTTGCACCTCGACCACGTACAGAGCGAAACCCTGCTGCACCAGGCCGCGGAGGCCGGCTTCAGCTCCGTGATGTACGACGCGGCCCGGCTGCCCTACGCCGAGAACCTCGCCGCGACCCGGGCGGCGGTCGACCGGGCCCACTCCCAAGGGCTCTGGATCGAGGCAGAGTTGGGGCAGATCGGGGGCAAGAACGGCAGACCCCCGCTGGACGCGCACGCCCCGGGCGCCCGCACCGACCCCGACGAGGCCCGGGCCTTCGTCGCCGACTCGGGCGTGGACGCCCTGGCCGTCGCCATCGGCAGCGCCCACGCCATGACGACCCGCACCGCCACCCTCGACCACGCCCTCCTCAAACAACTGTCGGCCGCGCTGGACGTCCCGCTCGTCCTGCACGGCTCCTCGGGCGTCCCGGACGGCGAACTCACCGCGGCGGTCGCGGGCGGCATCACCAAGGTCAACATCGGCACCGCCCTGAACATCGCCCTGACCGGCGCGATCAGGGAGTTCCTCGCCGACCGCCCCGAGGCGGTCGACCCGCGCGGCTACCTGACGGTCGCGCGGGAGGCCATGACCCGGGCCGTGGCGAGGACCCTCCAGACCCTCGGCGCGACTACCGCTTGA
- a CDS encoding SIS domain-containing protein has protein sequence MTHVEDELTSQPECWTRAVSQAAGYAEVLPAPGERVAIVGCGTSYFMAQAAAALREAAGRGETDAFAASEFPYGRAYDRVVALTRSGTTTEVLDLLGRLKGRTRTTAITADPDTPVRTAADRLAVLDFADERSVVQTRFATTALTLLRAHLGLHPDTAVSDARTALAEPLPEGLVDCAQFTFLGRGWTVGLAHEAGLKMREAALSWAEAYPAMEYRHGPISVTTSGTATWMFGEAPEGLAGQVRSTGGLWIENRLDPLAELVRAQRLAVAVAAARGLDPDRPRHLTRSVILAH, from the coding sequence ATGACGCATGTCGAGGACGAGCTGACCAGCCAGCCCGAGTGCTGGACACGCGCCGTGTCACAGGCGGCCGGGTACGCGGAGGTGCTGCCGGCGCCGGGGGAGCGGGTCGCGATCGTCGGATGCGGCACCTCGTACTTCATGGCGCAGGCGGCCGCGGCCCTGCGCGAGGCCGCGGGCCGGGGCGAGACCGACGCGTTCGCCGCCTCGGAGTTCCCGTACGGCCGCGCCTACGACCGGGTCGTCGCCCTCACCCGCTCCGGCACCACGACCGAGGTCCTCGATCTGCTCGGCAGACTGAAGGGCCGTACCCGCACCACCGCCATCACGGCCGACCCGGACACGCCCGTGCGGACGGCGGCCGACCGGCTCGCCGTCCTCGACTTCGCGGACGAACGCTCCGTCGTACAGACCCGGTTCGCCACCACGGCCCTCACCCTGCTCCGCGCCCACCTCGGCCTGCACCCCGACACCGCCGTCAGCGACGCGCGCACGGCCCTGGCCGAGCCCCTGCCCGAAGGCCTCGTGGACTGCGCTCAGTTCACCTTCCTGGGGCGCGGCTGGACCGTCGGTCTGGCCCACGAGGCCGGGCTGAAGATGCGCGAGGCGGCACTCTCCTGGGCGGAGGCCTACCCGGCGATGGAGTACCGGCACGGGCCCATCAGCGTCACCACGAGCGGCACCGCGACCTGGATGTTCGGTGAGGCACCCGAAGGGCTGGCCGGCCAGGTGCGCTCCACCGGCGGGTTGTGGATCGAGAACCGGCTCGACCCCCTGGCCGAGCTCGTCCGGGCCCAGCGCCTCGCGGTCGCCGTCGCCGCCGCCCGCGGCCTCGACCCGGACCGGCCGCGCCATCTCACCCGCTCGGTGATCCTCGCTCACTGA
- a CDS encoding DeoR/GlpR family DNA-binding transcription regulator: MSRDARWKALLELLVERGRLDVEEAAGELEVSAATIRRDFDRLAEQQMLVRTRGGAVVHGVSYELPLRYKTARRASEKQRIAKAVAELVAPGEAVGLTGGTTTTEVARALAVRGDLASGSPALTVVTNALNIANELAVRPQFKIVLTGGVARAQSYELVGPLADAVLGQITVDVAVLGVVAFDVTHGAAAHDEAEAAINRLLCERAERVVVAADSSKLGQRAFARICGADAVDTLVTDTAADAETVRRFEEAGLRVVTV, translated from the coding sequence ATGTCGCGCGACGCCCGCTGGAAGGCGCTGCTGGAACTGCTCGTCGAGCGCGGCCGGCTGGACGTCGAGGAGGCGGCCGGGGAGCTCGAAGTGTCGGCGGCGACGATCCGCCGCGACTTCGACCGGCTGGCCGAGCAGCAGATGCTGGTGCGCACGCGGGGCGGTGCGGTGGTGCACGGCGTGTCCTACGAACTGCCGTTGCGCTACAAGACGGCCCGGCGCGCCTCCGAGAAGCAGCGCATCGCGAAGGCGGTCGCCGAGCTGGTCGCGCCGGGCGAGGCGGTCGGGCTGACCGGGGGCACGACCACCACCGAGGTGGCGCGGGCCCTGGCCGTGCGCGGGGACCTGGCGTCCGGCTCGCCCGCGCTGACCGTCGTGACGAACGCGCTGAACATCGCCAATGAGCTGGCCGTGCGGCCCCAGTTCAAGATCGTGCTGACCGGCGGGGTGGCGCGGGCCCAGTCGTACGAGCTGGTCGGGCCGCTCGCGGACGCGGTGCTCGGGCAGATCACCGTCGACGTGGCGGTGCTCGGCGTGGTCGCCTTCGACGTCACGCACGGGGCCGCGGCGCACGACGAGGCGGAGGCCGCGATCAACCGGCTGCTGTGCGAACGCGCGGAGCGCGTGGTCGTGGCCGCCGACTCCAGCAAGCTGGGTCAGCGGGCGTTCGCCCGGATCTGCGGTGCCGATGCGGTGGACACGCTGGTCACGGACACGGCGGCCGACGCGGAGACGGTGCGGCGCTTCGAGGAGGCAGGGCTCCGGGTCGTCACCGTGTGA